The Sandaracinus amylolyticus genomic interval CCGAGGCCCTCGAGCATTTCGTCCGCGCGCAGCAGCTCGATCCTCACGACGCGGTGCGCTTCAACGTCGCGATCTGCCTCCAGCGGCTCGGACGATGGAGCGACGCGTGGCGCGAGTACCGCTCGCTGACGACCAGCGACGCGCTCGACGACGCGCAGCGCGCCTACGCGGCAGCGCTGCTCGCCGATCTCGAGGCGCGCCTCGCGGTCGTGCGCGTCACGACGTCGGAGCCCGCCGAGCTCCGCATCGACGGCGACCCCGTCGGCCCCGCACCGCTGGAGGTGCGCCTCGCGCCCGGTCCGCACGTGCTCACCGCGCGCGCCGCCGATCGTGAGTCGATCCGGCGCATCACCGTCGAGCGCGGCGAGCAGCTCGACGTGGCGCTCTCGCTCCCGGCGCCCGTCGCGATCACACCGCCGCCACCTCGCGAGACGCGCCTCGTCCTGCGCGATCCGGGCTGGCTCACGTACGTCGGCGCGAGCATCGCGGCGATCGGCGCCGGGGGCATCGTCGGCTTCGGCGTGCACGCGCAGTCGCTCTGGGACGCGTACCACACGCCCGGGCAGGCGACGCTCGCGCTGCGCGAGGAAGGCATGCTCGCGACCGACCTCACGAACGTCTCGATCGGAGTCGCCGCGCTCGGCGCGGTGCTCGTGGTGATCGACGTGATCCTGCTGCTCGCGGGCGACGGCGCGCGCGCGATCGAGGTCGAGCGCCCCTGATCGCGGGCTCGAAAATCCATCGAGCGCGCGTCGACCCACGCCTCGAAGGATGCTCTCGCCCCGCCTCGTGCTGCGCGTGCTCGACGCGCCGGATCGCGATCTGCCCGTCGAGCTCCCGTTGCGCGACGAGCCGCTCGTCATCGGCCGCGCGACGAACGGTGGGCGCTCGATCAGCATCCGCGATCCGCGCCTGTCGCGATGGCATCTCTCGGTGATGCGCGACGGGCGCGGCGCACGCGTGCGCGACGCGAGCACCAACGGCACCTTCGTGCTGCGCCAGGGCGCGAGAGCCCGGCGCGTCCGCTACGAGGCGGTGATCGCCGACGGCGACGTGCTGCGGGTCGGCGACACGTTCCTGCTGCTGCGAGAAGCACCGAGCACCGACGACGACGTCGCGATCGACGGCGTGCTGGGCCGCGCCCCGCGCATCGTCGCGCTGCGCGCCGCGGTCGACGCGCTCGCCGCCTCGCGCTCGAGCGTGCTCGTCACCGGCGAGAGCGGGACCGGCAAGTCGACGGTCGCGCGCGCGCTCCACGCGCGCAGCGGGCGCGCCGGCGCGTTCGTCGCGATGCGCGGCAGCGCGGTGATGGCGCCCTCGGTCGTGACGGCGCTGATCGAGCAGGCGCGCGGCGGCACGCTCTTCCTGAGCGACGTCGACGAGCTCCCGTCCGCCGTGCAGTCGACGCTCGTGCACGATTCCACGCGCCTGGCGTGCATCTCCGTCGACGTCCGTCTCGTCGCGGCGTCGCATCGCGATCTGGGGCGCGCGATCGCCGACGGGCGGCTCCGATCCGATCTCCACGCGCAGCTCTCGGAGCGCACCCTCGCGACACCTCCGCTGCGCGCGCGACGCGAGGACATCCTCCCGATCCTGCGCCACGCGCTCGGCGCCGACGCGCCGCCGCTCGCGCCTTCGCTCGTCGAGGCGCTGCTCGCGCACGACTGGCCCTTCCACGTGCGCGAGCTGCTCACGGTCGCGACCGAGCTGCGCGTGCGCGGTGTCGGTGCGACGTGCCTCGAGCTCGACCTCGTCGCCGCGCGCCTCGACGCACCGCACGCCGCGACACCGAGCATCGGCCCGGCGTCGGGCGTGCGGTCGAA includes:
- a CDS encoding sigma-54-dependent Fis family transcriptional regulator — protein: MLSPRLVLRVLDAPDRDLPVELPLRDEPLVIGRATNGGRSISIRDPRLSRWHLSVMRDGRGARVRDASTNGTFVLRQGARARRVRYEAVIADGDVLRVGDTFLLLREAPSTDDDVAIDGVLGRAPRIVALRAAVDALAASRSSVLVTGESGTGKSTVARALHARSGRAGAFVAMRGSAVMAPSVVTALIEQARGGTLFLSDVDELPSAVQSTLVHDSTRLACISVDVRLVAASHRDLGRAIADGRLRSDLHAQLSERTLATPPLRARREDILPILRHALGADAPPLAPSLVEALLAHDWPFHVRELLTVATELRVRGVGATCLELDLVAARLDAPHAATPSIGPASGVRSKLGAPSREDVERAWREADGNVSEVARRMRRSRRQVRRYLEQYGITPVR